DNA sequence from the Halorussus sp. MSC15.2 genome:
ACTCGCCGAAGAAGTCGCCGACGGCGACGCCACCGAACGAACCTATCAGTCGCTCCACCACGCTCACCTCCCGAAACTCGACGACGCGGGAATCGTCTCCTACGAGCGCCGCGACGAGCGCGTCAGCCTCGCGGGCGACCAGTCGCGAGTCGAGGAACTGCTCGCCGCCGCCGACACCGT
Encoded proteins:
- a CDS encoding ArsR family transcriptional regulator, translating into MSRDPPHDADGDAPSVERTLRVLAADRRRETLSFLFDYDGDAVAVEELAEEVADGDATERTYQSLHHAHLPKLDDAGIVSYERRDERVSLAGDQSRVEELLAAADTVSN